A genomic stretch from Streptomyces sp. QL37 includes:
- a CDS encoding IclR family transcriptional regulator, with translation MATQILTSSLKTLEVLAALADEPQGVGVSELARRTGGSRGYVHRQLVTLCAGGWAEQAEDGTYRLSLRVSRLSDAAFAQAGLGHRATAAMEELAALVDETVSLAVLDGDSARIVQRVEVDRLLRVDSRIEARMPISDTASGRVLTAWALPHDLEALRDAGVPTAGDAELERIRHLGYAISLPNRLEPTVAVAAPVLDARRRVMAALSVVGPMVRFDAEAAAADTVACAARVTKIVSGSR, from the coding sequence TTGGCCACCCAGATCCTCACCTCCTCGCTCAAGACGTTGGAGGTCCTCGCCGCCCTCGCCGACGAGCCGCAGGGTGTGGGGGTGTCCGAGCTCGCCCGTCGCACCGGCGGCAGCCGGGGCTATGTGCACCGGCAGCTGGTGACCCTGTGCGCCGGTGGCTGGGCGGAGCAGGCGGAGGACGGGACGTACCGGCTCAGCCTCCGTGTCTCCCGGCTCTCCGACGCCGCGTTCGCCCAGGCCGGGCTCGGCCACCGGGCCACCGCCGCGATGGAGGAACTGGCCGCCCTGGTCGACGAGACGGTGTCGCTGGCCGTCCTCGACGGCGACTCGGCGCGGATCGTGCAGCGGGTCGAGGTGGACCGGCTGCTGCGCGTCGACTCCCGGATCGAGGCACGGATGCCGATCTCGGACACCGCCTCCGGCCGGGTGCTCACCGCCTGGGCCCTGCCGCACGATCTGGAGGCGCTGCGCGACGCGGGCGTACCGACCGCGGGTGACGCGGAGCTGGAGCGTATCCGGCACCTCGGCTACGCCATCTCGCTGCCCAACCGGCTGGAGCCGACGGTCGCCGTGGCGGCCCCGGTCCTCGACGCCCGGCGTCGCGTGATGGCGGCGCTGTCCGTGGTCGGCCCGATGGTCCGCTTCGACGCCGAGGCCGCGGCGGCGGACACCGTGGCCTGCGCCGCCCGTGTCACCAAGATCGTCTCAGGGAGCAGGTGA